One stretch of Pseudomonas fragi DNA includes these proteins:
- a CDS encoding methyltransferase, which translates to MPARAADLLARFEALDRFLHDHQHLWRPRPFTHLNLPWEAQHPELAQWLRQRSLQDAEASHNHPQLLPAPAPFPELAATSLALSRVERLPTHALAPANPRLQVDVPGRKWQQIEAFAQSLSFAQKPAHWLDWCSGKGHLGRRLLSTDQQLTCLEYDPALIEAGEQLSQRHHLPARHVQQDVLAPDTAMQLTAHMTPVALHACGDLHVRLLQLATAAGCGQLAVSPCCYNRISATHYQALSTVAKASHLQLSLEDLSLPMSETVTAGSRVRRQRDESMARRLGFDLWQRQHRQCDEYLSTPSLPSAWLGKPFAEYCEGLATLKNLSTSGDEDWPALEAAGRERLAQVRNLELVRGLFRRPLELWLVLDRALYLQENGYEVQVGEFCDSQLTPRNLMVLAQRCG; encoded by the coding sequence ATGCCTGCCAGGGCCGCTGACCTGCTGGCCCGCTTCGAGGCGCTGGACAGGTTTCTGCACGACCACCAGCACCTCTGGCGCCCACGGCCCTTCACTCACCTGAACCTGCCGTGGGAAGCGCAACACCCCGAACTGGCGCAGTGGTTGCGCCAGCGTTCGCTGCAAGACGCCGAAGCCAGCCACAACCATCCCCAACTCTTGCCCGCCCCTGCGCCATTCCCTGAACTGGCGGCGACCTCACTCGCCCTGAGCCGGGTCGAGCGCTTGCCCACCCACGCCCTTGCACCCGCCAACCCGCGCTTGCAGGTGGATGTACCGGGGCGCAAATGGCAACAGATCGAAGCCTTCGCCCAAAGCCTGAGCTTTGCGCAAAAGCCCGCCCACTGGCTGGACTGGTGCTCGGGCAAAGGCCATCTGGGGCGACGGTTGTTGAGCACCGACCAGCAGCTGACGTGCCTGGAATACGACCCGGCCCTGATCGAGGCCGGGGAGCAACTGAGCCAGCGCCATCACTTGCCCGCCCGGCATGTGCAACAGGACGTACTCGCCCCCGACACGGCCATGCAGCTCACCGCCCACATGACCCCCGTGGCGCTGCACGCCTGCGGCGATCTGCATGTGCGCCTGCTGCAGTTGGCCACGGCGGCAGGCTGTGGACAACTTGCCGTGTCACCCTGCTGCTACAACCGCATCAGCGCGACGCACTATCAAGCGTTATCCACAGTGGCCAAGGCTTCGCACCTGCAGTTGTCACTGGAAGACCTGAGCCTGCCCATGAGCGAAACCGTGACCGCCGGCAGCCGCGTGCGGCGCCAGCGCGACGAGTCGATGGCACGGCGTTTGGGTTTTGATTTGTGGCAACGCCAGCATCGTCAGTGCGACGAATACTTATCCACACCCTCGCTGCCGAGTGCCTGGCTGGGCAAACCGTTTGCCGAGTATTGCGAGGGGTTGGCGACGCTGAAGAACTTATCCACAAGCGGCGACGAAGACTGGCCAGCACTGGAAGCGGCAGGCCGGGAGCGCTTGGCGCAGGTGCGCAACCTGGAGTTGGTGCGCGGCCTGTTTCGCCGCCCGCTGGAGCTGTGGTTGGTGCTCGACCGGGCGCTGTACCTGCAAGAAAACGGCTACGAGGTACAGGTCGGCGAGTTTTGCGACAGCCAGCTGACGCCGCGCAACTTGATGGTGCTTGCGCAGCGCTGTGGATAA
- the uraH gene encoding hydroxyisourate hydrolase has protein sequence MKSLRITLAALSLSAVSSLAMAAGNPLSVHVLNLENGLPSPGVNVTLEKHVGKDWQPLAQGVTNEQGRIGELFPGKQAFEAGEYRVVFKTGEYFKKVGRDTFFPEIPVIFEVKNVDQHYHIPLLLSPYGFSTYRGS, from the coding sequence ATGAAATCGTTGCGAATCACCCTGGCGGCGTTGAGTCTGAGTGCGGTGTCGAGCCTGGCAATGGCGGCGGGTAACCCGTTGAGCGTGCATGTGCTCAACCTGGAAAATGGTCTGCCGTCCCCGGGCGTCAACGTGACCCTGGAAAAACACGTAGGCAAAGACTGGCAGCCGCTGGCCCAGGGCGTGACCAATGAACAGGGACGTATCGGCGAACTGTTCCCGGGCAAGCAGGCGTTTGAAGCGGGGGAGTACCGGGTGGTGTTCAAGACCGGCGAGTACTTCAAGAAGGTGGGCCGCGATACGTTTTTCCCGGAAATTCCGGTGATTTTTGAAGTGAAGAATGTGGATCAGCATTACCACATCCCGTTGTTGCTCAGCCCTTATGGGTTCTCGACGTATCGCGGTTCGTAG
- a CDS encoding ABC transporter permease, which yields MEWEVILKWLPKLMQGATLTLELTAISVIAGLIVAIPLGIARSSKLWYVRSLPYAYIFFFRGTPLLIQLFLVYYGLAQFDVVRESALWPYLRSPFWCAIITMTLHTAAYIAEILRGAIQAIPPGEIEAARALGMSRFKTLVHIVLPRAARIGLPAYSNEVILMLKASSLASTVTLLELTGMTRTIIARNYQTVDMFLAAGAIYLIMSFVLIQGFKLLERWLRVDACQGR from the coding sequence ATGGAGTGGGAAGTAATCCTCAAGTGGCTGCCCAAGCTGATGCAGGGCGCAACCCTGACCCTGGAGCTGACCGCCATCTCGGTGATCGCCGGTCTGATCGTGGCCATCCCGCTGGGCATCGCCCGCTCGTCCAAGCTCTGGTATGTGCGTTCGCTGCCTTACGCCTACATCTTTTTCTTCCGTGGCACGCCACTGCTGATCCAGCTGTTTTTGGTCTATTACGGCCTGGCGCAGTTCGATGTGGTGCGTGAAAGCGCGTTGTGGCCGTACCTGCGCAGCCCGTTCTGGTGCGCGATCATCACCATGACCCTGCACACCGCCGCCTATATCGCCGAGATCCTGCGCGGTGCGATTCAGGCCATCCCGCCGGGTGAGATCGAGGCGGCACGGGCGCTGGGCATGTCGCGCTTCAAGACCCTGGTGCATATCGTCCTGCCTCGCGCGGCGCGCATCGGCCTGCCGGCCTACAGCAACGAAGTGATCCTGATGCTCAAGGCCAGCTCGCTGGCAAGTACCGTGACCCTGCTGGAACTGACCGGCATGACCCGCACCATCATTGCGCGCAACTACCAGACAGTGGATATGTTCCTGGCTGCCGGGGCCATTTACCTGATCATGTCGTTTGTGCTGATCCAGGGCTTCAAACTGCTGGAGCGCTGGTTGCGCGTCGATGCCTGCCAGGGCCGCTGA
- a CDS encoding GlcG/HbpS family heme-binding protein produces MMLKTLLLWTAVGVAGAAQAAPNLARHADLDLATARQLADATLKHCTGALSVLDRGGNVLMAQRPEGVGPHNLLASQRKAYTALSTKTPTRLFAERARNNPEAANLNSIAELLLLGGGVPLFAEGELVGALGVAGAGGAEQDEACAIKAAGQVGLTIQH; encoded by the coding sequence ATGATGCTGAAAACCTTGTTGCTGTGGACTGCCGTTGGCGTTGCCGGCGCGGCCCAGGCGGCGCCGAATCTGGCGCGCCATGCCGATCTGGACCTGGCCACCGCCCGCCAGTTGGCCGACGCGACCCTCAAGCACTGCACCGGGGCGCTGAGCGTGCTCGACCGCGGTGGCAACGTGCTGATGGCGCAGCGCCCGGAAGGCGTTGGCCCGCACAACCTGCTGGCGAGCCAGCGCAAGGCCTATACCGCGCTGTCGACCAAAACCCCGACCCGCCTGTTTGCCGAGCGTGCGCGTAACAACCCCGAGGCCGCCAATCTCAACTCCATCGCCGAGCTGTTGCTGTTGGGCGGCGGTGTGCCGTTATTCGCCGAAGGGGAACTGGTGGGCGCGCTGGGCGTGGCCGGGGCGGGCGGTGCTGAGCAGGACGAAGCCTGCGCGATCAAGGCTGCCGGGCAAGTTGGCCTGACCATTCAACATTGA